From the genome of Marixanthomonas ophiurae, one region includes:
- the pdhA gene encoding pyruvate dehydrogenase (acetyl-transferring) E1 component subunit alpha, with translation MKKITKKTYLDWYENMFFWRKFEDKLAQVYIKQKVRGFLHLYNGQEAVLAGALHAMDLKKDRMITAYRNHVQPIGMGVDPKKVMAELYGKKTGTSQGLGGSMHIFSKEHRFYGGHGIVGGQIPLGAGLAFADKYFERDNVTLTYMGDGAVRQGSLHEAFNLAMLWKLPVVFICENNGYAMGTSVARTANHTDIWKLGLGYEMPCKPVDGMKPEVIAKEMDEAIDRARRGDGPTFLEVRTYRYRGHSMSDAQHYRTKDEVKKKQEEDPISYVLHKIYEEKWATEDEIKEVNKKVKDRVKECEKFAEDSDYPDKNVMYDVVYEQEDYPFLPHKL, from the coding sequence ATGAAAAAAATTACAAAGAAAACATATCTAGACTGGTACGAGAACATGTTCTTCTGGCGCAAGTTTGAAGACAAGTTAGCTCAGGTTTATATTAAACAAAAAGTTAGAGGTTTCTTACACCTTTACAACGGACAAGAAGCTGTTTTAGCAGGTGCTTTGCACGCTATGGATTTGAAAAAAGACCGTATGATAACAGCCTACCGAAACCACGTACAACCTATCGGGATGGGTGTGGATCCTAAAAAAGTAATGGCCGAACTGTACGGAAAGAAAACGGGAACTTCTCAAGGATTAGGAGGTTCTATGCACATCTTCTCTAAAGAACATCGTTTTTATGGCGGTCATGGTATTGTTGGTGGCCAAATTCCACTAGGTGCTGGGCTTGCTTTTGCTGATAAGTATTTTGAGCGAGACAATGTAACCCTCACTTATATGGGGGACGGAGCGGTACGACAAGGGTCGCTTCACGAAGCATTCAATTTAGCGATGCTTTGGAAATTACCCGTAGTATTCATCTGTGAAAATAACGGATACGCCATGGGAACTTCCGTAGCACGTACTGCAAATCATACTGATATTTGGAAACTTGGTTTAGGCTATGAGATGCCGTGTAAACCAGTTGATGGTATGAAACCTGAAGTAATCGCCAAAGAAATGGATGAGGCAATAGACCGTGCTCGTCGTGGTGATGGCCCTACATTTTTAGAGGTTAGAACCTATCGATACAGAGGGCATTCTATGAGTGATGCACAGCATTACCGTACCAAGGATGAAGTAAAGAAAAAGCAGGAAGAAGACCCGATTTCGTATGTATTGCATAAAATTTACGAAGAAAAGTGGGCTACTGAAGACGAAATAAAAGAGGTGAATAAAAAAGTAAAGGACCGCGTAAAGGAATGCGAGAAATTTGCTGAAGACTCAGACTACCCAGATAAAAACGTGATGTACGACGTGGTTTACGAACAAGAAGACTATCCTTTTTTACCACATAAATTATAG
- the cdd gene encoding cytidine deaminase gives MKKHTIEINLEVYDSVSELPQEIQNLMNKAQQAREDAYAPYSRFRVGAALELNSGEIVIGNNQENAAFPSGLCAERVAIYQAGATHPNGSIKTMAITARSLQHKVTKPIPPCGACRQAIAEYEIKQESPIAIYFMGETGKVAKANSIADLLPLLFDKSYL, from the coding sequence TTGAAAAAACATACAATTGAAATAAATCTTGAGGTGTACGATTCTGTTTCAGAACTGCCACAAGAGATTCAAAATTTAATGAATAAGGCGCAACAAGCTCGTGAAGATGCTTATGCGCCTTATTCACGTTTTAGAGTTGGCGCAGCTTTAGAATTAAATTCCGGAGAAATAGTAATAGGTAACAATCAAGAAAATGCCGCTTTTCCTTCTGGTCTTTGTGCTGAACGCGTAGCGATATATCAAGCTGGTGCAACTCACCCTAATGGTTCAATAAAAACCATGGCTATTACAGCACGGTCTTTACAGCATAAAGTAACAAAACCCATTCCTCCGTGTGGTGCGTGTCGTCAAGCCATTGCCGAATACGAAATTAAGCAAGAATCACCCATAGCTATTTATTTTATGGGCGAAACTGGTAAAGTTGCTAAAGCTAATTCCATTGCAGATTTACTGCCGTTATTATTTGATAAAAGCTATCTGTAA
- the porV gene encoding type IX secretion system outer membrane channel protein PorV, with translation MKKIFLPFLIVLLSYNAVAQDEDVTTQRVITTGVPFLLISGDARSAGMGDIGVTTSADAFSQQWNPAKYAFAISKQGIGVTYTPYLSKLVNDIFLGNITYYNRLNERSAVGASFRYFSNGEIELRETADQEPLLVKPNELMFDVSYSLRLSDRFSMGIAGRYIRSDLKLQTSVADANAANTFAVDVAGYYQSEEIPYNDFDGRWRGGFNFSNIGPKLKYDESGQENNLPTNLALGGGFDFILDEYNKIGVSAEVNKLLVPTPSDSNDDGVIDREDDYYNESFFSGIFSSFGDAPDGFSEELKEFTWALGAEYWYQDVFAFRLGYFNESEDKGFRKFLSLGAGFKYTAINIDISYLFSTSKVRSPLEGTLRFGLTFNFGDEYDEY, from the coding sequence ATGAAGAAAATATTTTTACCTTTTTTAATCGTTTTATTATCCTACAATGCTGTTGCCCAAGACGAAGATGTAACCACGCAACGGGTAATTACAACAGGTGTTCCTTTTTTGCTTATATCTGGTGATGCACGTTCAGCAGGTATGGGAGATATTGGTGTAACAACTTCTGCTGATGCTTTTTCGCAGCAGTGGAACCCCGCTAAATATGCTTTTGCTATTTCTAAACAAGGAATTGGAGTAACGTATACACCATACTTAAGCAAATTGGTAAACGATATCTTTTTAGGAAACATAACTTATTACAACAGATTAAATGAGCGTAGTGCTGTTGGTGCTAGTTTTCGTTACTTTAGTAATGGTGAAATTGAATTAAGAGAGACAGCAGATCAAGAACCTTTATTAGTTAAGCCTAATGAATTAATGTTCGATGTATCATATTCACTTCGTTTGAGTGATCGTTTTTCTATGGGTATTGCTGGTAGGTATATTCGTTCCGATCTTAAATTACAAACATCAGTTGCAGATGCGAATGCTGCTAATACTTTTGCAGTAGATGTAGCTGGTTATTACCAAAGTGAGGAAATTCCTTACAACGATTTTGATGGTCGTTGGAGAGGTGGATTCAATTTTTCAAACATTGGTCCTAAGCTTAAATATGACGAGTCAGGTCAGGAAAACAACCTGCCAACCAACTTAGCATTAGGTGGTGGTTTCGATTTTATCTTAGACGAATACAATAAAATAGGCGTTAGTGCTGAGGTTAATAAACTGTTAGTGCCAACTCCAAGCGATTCAAACGATGATGGTGTTATAGATCGTGAAGATGATTATTACAATGAAAGTTTCTTTAGTGGTATTTTCTCTTCTTTCGGGGATGCGCCAGATGGTTTTTCAGAAGAATTAAAAGAATTTACTTGGGCATTAGGTGCTGAGTATTGGTACCAAGATGTATTTGCATTCCGTCTAGGGTATTTCAACGAAAGTGAGGACAAAGGATTTAGAAAATTCCTTTCGTTAGGTGCAGGATTTAAATACACTGCTATTAATATCGATATTTCTTATTTATTCTCAACTTCAAAAGTAAGAAGTCCACTAGAAGGAACACTTCGTTTTGGATTGACTTTCAACTTTGGAGACGAGTATGACGAATATTAA
- the porU gene encoding type IX secretion system sortase PorU, with translation MMKKTILLISIVLLPFLLLAQTKNITIQWGDTRKASSSVSAINDKSALKKDNFDHLRLTINEDQLIYQNQWKDTGFADESSIEISNVSYGALTTQELQKINKDLVPEKLTYSIHSSKARDIIYTSVSLSPVVKVNGLLRKVKSFSVSYKKKAQNRMGNFRMPITNSVLATGDWFKFKVEENGIHRIDKSFLEDLGINTSNINPQNLKIYGHGGKPLPLLNSLNTEFDLPETSIKVIGGEDGSFDNGDYILFYGTSTKGYDPENQTNLNPYSDDSYYYITADGGTGKRVQAMIEPSGAPTTTITSFQDYQFHELDEYSPGKVGRRWFGNRFDFESEQTYEFTFPNIVPSTSMQVAVRAGAVSETATSLAVSINGTSLNPLTFSALTGESIVLSVRELSKAQGQIPVAGETVTVDLSYNNAGNPSSVGYLDYVSVEATRQLSVTDKQLTFTYKQASNLSGIGEYQVSNTAQISEIWDVTNPGSISEKQNENNASNLAFKAILGTARKYVAVHTNDYNTPVKINQPRVFNQNLKGSVFNGESGSFQDVDYLIVTAPFLLQPALRLANHNKNLYGLNVKVVTTDKIYEEFSSGKQDIGAIRNFVRYIYNNASSSDKRIKYLCLFGDTSVDYKNRLSGNNNIVPTFHTLSSTSDVTSFMSDDFFGNMDANEGTIGGKTLNALGEGLTDIDRLDIAVGRILADEVSLANTLVDKVIAYSSKESYGNWRNNFMLISDDVDKSGEEELEIELDALGDQISAEKPFINVKKIHIDAYQQQSSSGGDRYPQVNEDIKNNIEVGALIVNYFGHGGEDGLAHEFIYTKDLGSNLKNKDRYPCIVTITCQFTKFDNPQRITAGELTYWNKEGGAISLVSTTRSIGLFLGVEFNEKLAPHLFGYGLNVPETPAEALRIAKNDISSNLRRVVFYIGDPAMQLAFPKKNVRLTTINDVPVSQSPDVLQALGKVKMGGEVVDENGNVLTNYNGVLSAKVFDKRLERQTLDNDAQGFVLDFTTLGETLFNGQATVANGNFEFEFVVPRDIQIPVGTGRVNFYTEEDNALEDQAGVDLSVQIGGINENAPEDNQGPTVNLFMNDESFVSGGVTNASPILIAKLEDENGINTASGIGHDMIAILDGDESNPIVVNDYYQAEKDDYTKGITNYQLRDLEKGLHTLTFKAWDVYNNSSTSEIQFIVAGDDELKITKVLNYPNPFVNYTEFWFNHNRPFEPLEVQVQVFTVTGKVVWTKNQIINTDGFLSRDIVWDGRDDFGDKIGKGVYVYKITVKSTLTNKQTEKFEKLVIL, from the coding sequence ATGATGAAAAAAACAATACTTCTTATTTCAATTGTTTTATTGCCGTTTTTATTGTTGGCACAAACCAAGAATATTACAATACAATGGGGTGATACCCGAAAAGCATCTAGCTCTGTATCGGCTATAAATGATAAAAGTGCCTTAAAAAAAGACAATTTTGATCACCTTAGGCTTACTATTAATGAGGACCAATTGATTTATCAAAACCAATGGAAAGACACAGGTTTTGCTGATGAAAGTTCTATTGAAATATCCAATGTATCCTACGGAGCGTTAACAACGCAAGAGCTTCAAAAAATAAATAAGGATCTAGTTCCAGAAAAGCTCACTTACTCCATTCATAGTAGTAAGGCGCGGGACATAATTTATACTTCGGTTTCTTTATCACCTGTAGTAAAGGTGAACGGGCTATTGCGAAAGGTAAAATCATTTTCTGTTTCTTATAAAAAGAAAGCACAAAATAGAATGGGTAATTTTAGGATGCCTATAACCAATTCGGTATTAGCAACCGGTGACTGGTTTAAGTTTAAAGTAGAAGAAAACGGCATACACCGTATTGATAAATCTTTTTTGGAGGATTTAGGAATAAACACTAGTAATATAAACCCTCAAAACCTAAAAATATATGGTCATGGTGGTAAGCCGCTACCTTTACTTAACTCTTTAAATACTGAATTTGATCTCCCTGAAACATCTATAAAGGTAATTGGAGGGGAAGATGGTTCTTTTGATAATGGTGACTATATTCTCTTTTATGGAACAAGCACGAAAGGTTATGATCCTGAAAACCAAACTAATTTAAATCCATATAGCGACGACTCCTATTATTACATTACTGCTGATGGTGGTACTGGAAAACGAGTACAGGCCATGATAGAGCCATCTGGAGCGCCTACAACTACCATTACTTCATTTCAAGACTACCAATTTCACGAACTAGACGAATATTCTCCTGGAAAAGTTGGAAGACGCTGGTTTGGGAATCGTTTTGATTTTGAAAGTGAACAAACCTACGAGTTTACTTTCCCGAATATAGTTCCGTCAACAAGTATGCAGGTGGCTGTTAGAGCGGGTGCTGTTTCGGAAACAGCTACATCGCTGGCCGTTTCAATAAATGGAACCAGTTTAAACCCCTTAACTTTTAGCGCGCTCACAGGTGAAAGTATCGTTTTATCCGTTAGAGAATTAAGCAAAGCTCAAGGACAAATTCCTGTTGCTGGAGAAACTGTTACTGTGGATCTTTCCTATAATAATGCAGGAAATCCATCTAGTGTTGGTTATTTAGACTATGTAAGTGTAGAGGCAACCCGCCAGCTATCTGTTACCGATAAACAACTTACTTTTACTTATAAACAAGCTTCTAACCTAAGTGGAATAGGGGAGTATCAGGTAAGCAATACAGCACAGATAAGCGAAATATGGGATGTTACCAATCCGGGCTCTATTTCGGAAAAACAAAACGAAAACAATGCATCAAATCTTGCTTTTAAAGCAATATTAGGAACAGCTCGCAAGTATGTAGCCGTACATACAAATGATTACAATACCCCAGTAAAAATAAACCAACCAAGGGTGTTTAACCAAAATCTAAAGGGCTCGGTATTTAACGGGGAGTCTGGTTCCTTTCAAGATGTAGATTACTTGATTGTCACAGCTCCTTTTTTATTGCAACCTGCACTGCGCCTTGCTAATCACAACAAAAATTTATATGGTCTCAATGTAAAAGTGGTAACCACAGATAAAATATATGAAGAGTTCAGTTCTGGGAAACAAGATATTGGCGCTATAAGAAATTTTGTTCGGTATATATACAATAATGCTTCCTCATCCGATAAACGAATAAAATACCTTTGTCTTTTTGGTGATACATCAGTAGATTACAAAAACCGACTATCAGGCAATAATAACATTGTGCCGACTTTTCATACCCTTTCAAGTACCAGTGATGTAACTTCCTTTATGAGTGATGATTTTTTCGGAAACATGGATGCAAATGAAGGTACCATAGGTGGAAAGACTTTAAATGCTTTAGGTGAAGGTCTTACGGATATTGACAGACTTGATATTGCCGTGGGTAGGATATTGGCCGATGAGGTTAGCTTAGCCAATACTTTGGTAGATAAAGTTATAGCGTATTCTTCAAAGGAATCATACGGGAACTGGCGAAATAATTTTATGCTGATTTCAGATGACGTGGATAAATCTGGAGAAGAAGAGCTTGAAATCGAGTTGGATGCATTGGGGGATCAAATTTCAGCTGAAAAGCCGTTTATCAATGTAAAGAAAATTCATATTGATGCATATCAACAACAATCCTCTTCTGGAGGCGATCGATATCCGCAGGTAAACGAAGACATAAAAAACAATATAGAAGTAGGGGCTTTAATTGTAAACTATTTTGGCCACGGCGGGGAAGATGGATTGGCACATGAATTTATCTACACTAAAGATTTAGGTAGTAATTTAAAAAACAAAGACAGGTATCCATGTATTGTTACTATAACATGTCAATTCACTAAATTTGATAATCCTCAGCGTATAACAGCCGGGGAACTTACCTATTGGAATAAAGAAGGTGGGGCTATATCATTGGTTAGCACAACCCGTTCTATTGGACTATTCTTAGGTGTTGAATTTAATGAAAAACTAGCACCCCATTTATTTGGTTATGGTTTGAATGTGCCCGAAACCCCTGCAGAGGCTTTACGAATTGCCAAAAATGATATAAGCAGTAACCTTCGCCGGGTAGTTTTCTATATAGGTGACCCGGCCATGCAATTAGCCTTTCCTAAGAAAAACGTACGGTTAACCACTATAAATGATGTTCCTGTAAGTCAATCGCCAGATGTATTGCAAGCCTTGGGTAAGGTAAAAATGGGCGGTGAAGTGGTTGATGAAAACGGCAATGTGCTCACTAATTATAATGGCGTGCTTTCTGCAAAAGTTTTTGATAAACGATTGGAGCGACAAACTTTGGATAACGATGCGCAAGGATTTGTGTTGGATTTTACCACCTTAGGCGAAACCCTTTTCAACGGACAAGCAACTGTAGCTAACGGTAATTTTGAATTTGAATTTGTCGTGCCTAGAGACATACAAATACCGGTAGGAACAGGACGTGTCAATTTTTATACTGAAGAAGATAATGCCTTGGAGGATCAAGCAGGAGTCGATCTTTCGGTGCAAATAGGAGGAATTAATGAAAATGCTCCTGAAGATAATCAAGGGCCAACTGTAAATTTGTTTATGAATGATGAAAGTTTTGTTTCAGGTGGTGTTACAAATGCCTCTCCTATTCTCATTGCAAAACTGGAAGATGAAAACGGTATTAATACAGCTAGTGGTATTGGCCACGATATGATTGCAATTTTAGATGGTGATGAGTCCAATCCAATAGTGGTGAATGATTATTATCAAGCAGAAAAAGACGATTATACCAAAGGAATCACTAATTACCAATTACGGGATCTTGAGAAAGGACTGCACACCTTAACATTTAAAGCTTGGGATGTATATAATAATTCTTCTACATCTGAAATACAATTTATAGTGGCTGGAGATGATGAATTAAAAATTACAAAAGTATTAAACTACCCTAACCCATTTGTTAACTATACCGAGTTCTGGTTTAATCATAACCGGCCTTTTGAACCTTTGGAAGTGCAGGTTCAGGTATTTACTGTAACTGGAAAAGTGGTGTGGACCAAAAATCAAATTATTAACACCGATGGCTTCCTTTCTCGCGATATTGTATGGGATGGTAGGGATGATTTTGGAGATAAAATAGGAAAAGGTGTATATGTATATAAGATTACAGTTAAATCTACGTTAACCAATAAGCAAACTGAAAAATTTGAAAAACTAGTTATCCTTTAA